Proteins from a single region of Oncorhynchus keta strain PuntledgeMale-10-30-2019 chromosome 20, Oket_V2, whole genome shotgun sequence:
- the polr1h gene encoding DNA-directed RNA polymerase I subunit RPA12, giving the protein MSCFSGDPNFCPECGNVLPLPGLQNTVSCPRCAFSLPVSEFSGQEIRSSVVFNPLEASSVAVEEEDSELKGAVIDRRCSRCNKEGMVYHTRQMRSADEGQTVFFTCIHCRYQEKEDS; this is encoded by the exons ATGTCGTGTTTCAGTGGAGATCCCAACTTCTGTCCTGAGTGTGGGAACGTACTGCCTCTACCTGGGCTGCAGAACACAGTCTCCTGTCCCCGCTGTGCATTCAGTTTACCTGTCAGCG AATTTTCAGGTCAAGAGATCAGGTCTTCTGTTGTCTTTAATCCTCTCGAAGCGTCCTCTGTTGCTGTGGAAGAGGAGGACTCGGAACTCAAGGGGGCTGTG ATTGACAGACGCTGCTCTCGCTGCAATAAAGAAGGGATGGTTTATCACACCAGACAAATGAGATCTGCAGATGAAGGACAGACGGTCTTCTTCACCTGTATACACTGCAG ATATCAGGAGAAAGAAGACTCCTGA